A single window of Drosophila albomicans strain 15112-1751.03 unplaced genomic scaffold, ASM965048v2 utg000092l_pilon, whole genome shotgun sequence DNA harbors:
- the LOC127566257 gene encoding uncharacterized protein LOC127566257 yields the protein MNWLGKALTAILDSERNTDCKFIINDKVYLGHKLIFSCASEVFERMCYGNFTEGTTGEIKLTDVEPATFVMSIIEIFRCELFKRD from the exons atgAATTG GCTTGGAAAAGCGTTGACTGCAATTCTGGATTCTGAGCGTAACACCGATTGTAAATTTATCATCAATGATAAGGTCTATTTAGGCCATAAATTGATCTTCTCGTGTGCGTCCGAAGTCTTTGAGCGCATGTGCTATGGAAACTTTACCGAGGGAACGACTGGAGAGATTAAGCTAACAGACGTGGAGCCCGCAACTTTCGTAATGTCCATTATAGAAATTTTTAGGTGTGAACTTTTCAAAAGAGATTAA